The Cryptomeria japonica chromosome 6, Sugi_1.0, whole genome shotgun sequence genomic interval TGTAATCTGAAGTGTTATCATTATTGAATCTGAATTTCTACTTTCCTGGTGTGTTCATTCCTGTGCCAAATTGTGTTAAACTAATTATACTGTCCAACATATTGCATATAATGGAACCATCTTTCTGAGGCCGTGATTATTAGTCCATACACAGGCCGATTGATCGTACAGAAGGCAAGGAGCGTATAGAGTGAAGGATCGTACAGTTTTGGTCGTACAGGGGAGGGAGTGTTGGTCGTACGAGAGGTTGTGTTGGTCATACGGTGGAGGGAGTGTTGGTCGTACAGTGGAGGGAGTGTTGGTCATACGAGAGGTTGTGTTGGTTGTATGGTGGAGGGGGGTGTTGGACATATGGGAGGTTGTGTTGACCATACGGTGGAAGTTTAGTTATCATACGGTACggtacattacagtggtatcaaagttggtgatcttgctAGCCTATCGAGTAGTGGATGCAGGTGTACACCAGAAGGAGGTATCGTTCTGCCGACCGAATGGGGGAACCACAAGATCTTGCCAaagaagtcatggcactattaagggagaTAACCCAAATCCAAACTCATCTCAACGACACCATGGTCAGAGGGAAACAAAGAAAAAATCTCATGGAAGATACATTGCATCAATTGGCATTGGGATAAACAAATGGAGATCATAATGGACAGAGCGATAATTCAATCACTGGAAGGTCAAACCCACAACATTCAAATTTATGACTGCTAATGCCAACTTTTCCCTGGAGAACTGAAGCACCGCATGGGGAGAAATATCCCACTTTCCAGGAGTTGCAAGCATAGTTGAATCAACATTAGAGGGATGAAAACCTCGAGGgagacatatccttcaaggattatgtcaAGCTATGGATGAAATAATCGGGCGGTAGAAGTCGTGGCTACTATAGATACTATAATGAAGATATCAAACAGAAGGTTGGTAGGATTAATTTGTCACCCTTTGATGGGATCGGAGCAACCTCGACACGAGATTGGGTACAAAAAGAAGATACCTATTTCCAACGTAACCtgatgcctgaagatgaagctatcaaatttgttgcacttcacctggaaggagtcgctcatgaatggtggcatcatggaatggtcaccCTCGGCCACGATCAGATAACTTCATATGTCGAGTTCATGGAGAGGCTCATAGACCGTTTTGACGGAAGAGATCCAGATATCAACTCCAAAGAGCTGGCTCAACTGAAGAAATCTGGACTGATGGATAGTTACATTATAGAATTCCAGAGACTGTCTATGTTGGTGACAGATATCTCAGAGAGGAGATTGGTGGTCTTATTCATGGATGGGTTGATGGAACCACTGAAgggttgggtgaaagggttcaaccccaaCACACTCACAGAAGCTATTAAGAAGGCGTGTGACATGGCGACATCTTCTTCCTCCAAAAACTATCCACATGCCAAACCACCCTTCGACCCGAAGGAGAAGGATATCAAAACCTTTCCAAAGAAGTCATCATTGGATGAGGCCACAAAATAGGAGCTCAGAAGGAAAAAGCTTTGTTTTACCTGCAAGGAGTCGTGGGAGCCAGGGCACTGATgcttgggcaaaggaaagattcatTATATTGAGGTCATGCCCGATGACGAGGAGGAACCTGAAGAAAGTGAGCCACCAAAGGAAGCGTCTATAGAAGAAACAAGATAGGTGGAGATAATTTCCACACTGGTACGCAAGGGAGGAGTCATTGCCACACTAGctggtaccccaaggtgtagtgtgTTTAGGGTGAGTGGTACGCTTCAAGGGCAACGAGTCCTAGTCATGCTCGATAGTGGGGCCTTTCTCAAATTCATAAACGCATCACTCATCAGCCGAAGGGGTTTGTGTACAAAAGAGCATGAAGGGTTCAATGTCAAGGTGGCGGGAGGaaatctcctatcatgcactcacttGGTTCTGCAACtgagcatcaccatgggaaattacacggTGACAGACAATTTCTTTGTAGTAGATCTGGATGACATGGATGCCATATTGGttattcaatggatggagaccctaGACCAGTACTCGTAGAGATTCAAAAAgatggagttctcattcgaggtgGATGACAGGAAGGTGGTTCTCAGAGGAATGTCGAATGGCAGCCCGAGGGAGATTTTGGCCAAATGAATGGAATCCCTTTTCAGACATGATGAAGTTGTTTGGGAAGCACACTGTTTGATCTCGACAGAACCTTTGAGAGAGCAACAATCTCACTACCAGGATGAGGAGCTTTAGTCAGTGTTGGATAATCATAGCATGGTATTCGTTGACATTCCACTTGGCATACCACCACACCATGGCTTTGAGCACACCATCGAGTTGGAGGAAGGAGCCAAACCCATCATTACCACAccctgtgtgtgaaaagtggataaagtttgcaagctgtaagacacaacacttcaattaagtcattgcatgcatggttagacagatataatcatgaatataaaaaccataaaaaatgacctattgccttctaaagatgtgagtatagactttctctcagatttgcctaagcaataccagtgactagactacacctagACAAAGGATTTAATTATATGAGCACgagattaagctaaatgtatgcaatattaagctagatgaatgaataataagctagatgaatgaataataagctaaatgaatgaaagcaataagctagatgaattcaagaaatcataattAAACCAAATATACCAAAAGCTAAACTAGGATGCAACAatatcaaagcacaatatcttcaatgactccagagcaaaaattgcacaataacaataaatctctagggtgttttgaatgagagatgaaggctgaatttatagagactcaaaagagagaccaatggtcaagatcgattagcaatgagcggttgagattcctcaataaaaaacataatttaggattaattgaaataattgagagatcggattcagttaatcttgagatagattccaattatatcttgattaaatgcattcaaattataagtctgagtttgcattggagataaatttagttgattccatgcactcgAGATAAaattaggtgattccatgcacttttctttaatttgcttaagattttttatttagaaaaaggcttttcaatATTACTGAacttctttcctcaagaaaagctttcaagttttatttttagagaaaatgattaattcaatttaattgtttttttctgatttctcaagttatttcaattttagaaaaagaaatatcttaagtttgatttcttctctcaatttaattattttcttttgttttaaatttaactctttcttttgcaaattaattcatgtttttgtgataaatctctttttgtaaattaattcattttttatgattaaatggcaaaattaaatattaattaaatatgttaggatatttaattaaataaataggataattgatcaaaatgatttactttgaatgatttaattaattaaatagatatttaattaatatagagtgattaacttgccatgtaacattaatgattaaagaattaattaattaggtgctcaaggttgatttaattgtctttggttaggaccttggtgatgttctcgagattaggggtccatggtttaggtgaccatttttagggtattacacaccCTACCGCCATCCTAAGAAGTTTAAGGATGAAATAGAGAAGACGATCTAGGAACTCCTCGACAAAGGATGGATTAGGCCCAACTCTAGTCCCTTCGCGTCGTCAGCAGTGctagtaaagaagaaggatggatccctctGGATGTGCATGGATTACCATGTATTAAACAAaaagactatcaagaatagataCCCCATCCCCCGGATCGATGAGCTTCTCGACGAACTACATGGAGCAATCTATTGCTCCAAAATTGATCTTCACTCCAGCTACCACCAGATCTGCATGAGGGAGCAAGATGCGGAGAAGACAACCTTTTGTTGccattatggacactatgagttcttggtcatgccgtttggattaaccaatgctccATCCACTTTCCATTCGTGCATGaatcacatcttcaacaagcaactgTGCAAGTTCCTGTTGGTGTTCTTTGATGACATATTCATCTACAACAAAACGTGGGACGAACATCTGAGGCATTTGGATGAAGTTCTGGGAATCATGGAGTCACAATCATTATTTTCCAAGAGGTCCAAATGCGAATTTGGAATGACAAAGATATTGTACTTGGGACACATCATCAGTGCTCGTGGGGTTCAAGTACATCAAGAGAAAATTCAGGCCATTCTGGACTGGCCGCCTCCCAAGACTCTCTCGGAGCTGCGTGGATTTCTTGGATTgtgcagttattatagaaggttCGTGAAGGGATTTTCACAGATTGGTGCACCACTAACAAATCTGACAAAGAGAGGATCCTTCCACTGGGATGTGCAGGCCCAACACACTTTCGACAAGTTGAAAGAAGTTATGAGTACATTTTCAGTTCTGGCACTACCAGACTTCACTCATTCTTTCATCTTGGAGTGCGATGCCTCGGGTGAAGGCATTGGAGTGGTGTTGATGCAAGACCCTCACCCCATCGCGTTCAAGAGTCGAAAGTTGTCTGGAGTAGAGCGGTTGTACTCCATCTACGACAAGGAGATGCTCGCCATCATGCATGCACTGACAAAGTTTTGACAGTACCTCGTTGGGACAAAGTTTGTCGTGCAGACAGACCACAACAACCTGCAATATTTCTTGGAGCAGAGGGATCTTAACGAACGACAACAAAAGTGGGTGAGCAAAATCCAGACATTTGATTCtgacattgagtatgtgaaggGAAAGAATAATGTGGTGGTTGATGCTCTGTCAAGAAGGCCTTCCATATGTTCTCTATCCCAAATTTCGGTAGACTGGAAGGAACATCTGTTGGTTGAATATTCCAAGAATACATTCACATGTGAGttgatggatggtcaagtgcaggatgacagatacaaggtggttgatgacatcatttactacaaggaTATAATTTATTTGGTGTCAgagtccaagatgaaggaaaaAATTCTAAAAGAAATGCATGACTCACCCTTAGCTAGACACCCAAGATACCTGAAAACCTACAGACAAATCTGGGAAAGGTTCTCTTGGAAGGGCCTTAAGAATGATGTTTTGCAGTACGTGTGAGAATGTTCCACCTACTAGCAAAACAAATCTGAGCACACCTTACCTGTTGGAGTGCTTCATTCATTGCCAATCCCTAACCAGAAGTGGGATAGCatctcaatggatttcattacTGGGCTTCCCAAggtgcaaggaaaggattgcatcTTTGTCATGGTAGATCGTTTGACCAAGTATGCCCATTTCTTTGTCATCTCTGCTGGATACCAGGCATCTCAAGTGGCCAAGTTGTTCTTCTGGGAGGTATTCCGCTTGCATGGTCTTCCGCGGAACATAATGAGTGACAAGGATAGCCGCTTCCTGAGCACCTTTTGGATGGAGTTATTTTGGTTGGCAGGAACTGATTTGTCGCCAAGCATGAGCTACCATCCACAGACGGATGGACAGATGAAGATCGTGAACAAATGGTTGGAGGGTTATCTCAGGGACTATATCTCAGCACAATAGAAGGCATGGGTTTGTTGGTTACATTTGGGTGATAATGTCCCTACATTTGGGTTTGTTGGTTACATTTGGGTCACCCATTGTAAGGCATTAGGTGATAATCATGCACCAAGGGCCAAGGACTGGTTACAAGAGAGTTTGGACATCCATATATCTCTCAAGGATAACCAACAAAGGGCTTAGAACCAAAAAAATATGTATGCAGACCAACACcagattgagcagagttttgaggTTGGCAATCTGGTATAACTACGACTTCAACCGTATAGACTCCCTGAGGATATGTGGTAAGGAGAAGTTGAAGCCGCATTTATATGGATCCTATAGAGTGGTTCAGAGGGTGGGCGGAGTTGCCTACGAGTTGGAACTTCCTGAGGGGAGTCAGATtcataatgtttttcatgtgtcATGCCTCAAAAAGGTCATCGGGCAGTGTGTCACAGTGTCAAAGGACTTGCCACCCATTGACGAAGAAGGAAAACTAATTCTGGAACCAATTGAGATCATCGATGTCAGAGAGAAGAAGCTGAGGTCGCACACGGTCAAGGAATTCCTCATGTGGTAGAAGGATCTATCAATCAAGGATGCCACACAGGAAGGCGAGCTGATTCTGGAGCATCCAAGTCTACAATTTCTTGAGGGAAAGCAATTCTTCTGCaaggaggactgtaatgtccccgacattattaaataatttaataattgtgTGTATGGCCCTGAAAGTTAAATTTATTATATCTTGGGTCCATTTTAATTTTGGCGGTAACATTTTGGCTGTGTCGACTCTTTTTGTAATCCTTCGGGAAGTTTCCTTGAAGCCATATAAATGGccgagttagtcattgttgtaggtatgcgaatttgGTGTTTTCTCTATGTGtgtgaattccagttggagtttagTCATCTACCATTTTggaggtggaagatcctccctacttggcatccatAGTTTCGGTGGGGGTAACTCCTCACCCTACTTTTCTCTACACTCAGTCCAACTTTTGTAATCTGAAGTGTTATCATTATTGAATCTGAATTTCTACTTGCCTGGTGTGTTCATTCCTGTGCCAAATCATGTTAAACTAATTATATTGTCCAACATATTGCATATAAAGGAACCATCTTTTTGAGGCCATGATTATTAGTCCGTACACAAAGAGCCAATTGACCATACGGAAGGCAAGAACCGTATAGAGTGAAGGGTCGTACGAGAGGTTGTGTGGTTGTACAATGGAGGAAGTGTTTGTCGTATGAGAGGTTGTGTTGTTCATACGATGGAGGGAGTGTTGGTCATACAGGAGGCTGTGCTGGGTGTACAGTGGAGGGAGGTGTTAGCCGTACGAGGGAAGTTTAGTTACCGTACGATATGGTACATTACAATGGTATCAAATTTTATGATCTTGCCAGCTTGTCGGGAAGAGGATGCAGGTGTACACTAGGAGGTACCATTTTGTTGACTGAATGGGGGAACCATGAGATCCTACCAaagaagtcatggcactattaagggagaTAACCATAATCCAAGCTCAGCTCAACGAAACCATGGTCAGAGGGGAACAAAGACAAAAGCTTATGGAAGATACATTGCATCAATTGGAATTGGGATAAACAAATGGAGATCATAATAGACAGAGCGATAACTCAGTCACTGGAAGGTTAAACCCACAGTGTTCAAATTTCCAACCACTGATGCCAACTTTTCCCTAGAGAACTAAACCACCGCATGGGGAGCAAGAGCCCACTTTCTAGGAGTTGCAAGCATAGTTGAatcaagattggagggatgcaaacCTTGAGGgagacatatccttcaaggattatgttgAGCTACGAATGAAATACACGAGTGGCAGAAGTCATGGCTACTATGACTACTATAACGATGATATCAAATGGAAGGTTGGTAAGATTAATTTGTCACCCTTTGATGGGATCGAAGCAACCTAGGCACAAAGTTGGGTACAAAAAGTAGATACCTATTTCCAACTTAACccgatgcctgaagatgaagctatcaaatttGATGCACTTCACCTAGAAGGAGTCGCTCACGAATGGATGGTTGGAATCTGCATCACTCCAAGCTCACCAAGTATCATGAAACTCCATCCCATGAATCAAAGTCCTCCGATTGATATACTTTCCTGATCATTGGGGAAACCATCTCGACATGGTCTACTCCCTCTGAACCAAAATGACCAAGATCCTCATAAATCAATTGAAGCAGATCCTCTAGCTGTTCCCTTTGTCATGGAAGCATACAATGCTCACATGGTCCCAATGATGGAAGATATCTTGCTCCAAGAGACTCTCATCAGCTGGTATGATCCACATTGAGAAACCAATGAAGTCATCTATGGTCGATCAAGGGTAATATTGATCTCCGCACACAATAGATGAATGCAATGGAGCCGCCAAAGATCACAAAATTTATGATCGATGAAGAGCCATGCAAAATAACATGGTGTCTCCTTGAATAGAATGGATAGAGATAATAATTACGACATGTAAATACTCATTTTGGCTTGTAAAACTGACTCCCGTTTGTCTCACTATTCTCGACATCTCTCACGGGATGGCAAAGTGACTCGTAATGTATATTAGCATCTGCTTTACCAGAAGTGTTAAGTGTTGTCGTCCAATGTAAAAATTGAAATAGATATAAACACGATGACCAACTCCAACCAAACACCTCATCACAAGGAGAACTCATGACACATAGGAAAGAAGCTCAACTTAGCAAATGAACATCATTCAGCAAGGAGTCGCACCAAGATAGATAGAGCACATGCCATTGGAAAACTCCGATCACAGAGGAAACCTTTATCATGCTCCATGCCGTAGAAAAATAACGTACCATGATGGTTTTTCAAAACATATTCAAccaaaagaaaatcatatttcCAAGTGACTATAGAAATGATGCTCACAAAGTTTCCCCAATTGCAGAGACAGCCACACACTAACTATTCACGACAACCATAGTCCACGAAAGAAGGAATAAGCTCCCACACGATGTGTTTAGGATGGCTCTTCAATTCCAATATCAACACAATAAAGAAAACTCAATTCCATCAAACAAGGATGCATGATAACTGGAACAGTTCAAAACAAGGGTTGTGCTTTGACTCGGAGTCCTGTGATACTGAAGAAATTGCCATGGATGAAGAACATAGGTACACGTCTAACACTTGAAGCTGTGTGAAAAACTCCTCCCACACAAACCTGAATACTACCACCAAGTATTCTTATAAAATATATTCTTCAGCAAAGACAATCACTCTCAGATGATATATTGCTAGGCACCATCAAAGGAGcagacaaattattaattaaattatatttgatTCCAATTCATGATATTCATAATTATTACAATAATGATCGCCCAGTAGAGATCTTATTATTTCCGACTATGAGACCCACAATCAATAGAATATAATTTAACATTTAAGCAATTCTTTTAGAATCAACTTTATCCAATAATATCCGCAATACACAATCAATCAGTTTGATAATATTAATCACCAATATTGAAAGATGAGCAGATATGCCAACACACCATAGACTTCACAAATTTCTCTTTGAAGTTTGAATGTGAACTCCATCGTGAATTAGGGCCTTTCCCAGGTTTCGTCCCCGCTCTGATATCATGTTGAATTGATGTATACACATTCTGTGTATATTATTCTATCATCAATTCCTTTAGAGAGAAAGATTTATTCTTCCTTTATACCTATCAGTGGTGCCCCTTCACCAAGGATCACCACTCTTCCAAGTTGGTCtccaataattatattattaataacaatataataattatacaatatatttataatataattatattatcacataataatataattatattatctcatacGGGTAGAAGAAATGAGGGAACCCGTGACACTTCATCTGCGGGATGGGCAACATTGACACCCCCCTCTGCAACTATTATTGATGGATGggatataataattataatataactatattatatcttaataataatattatcacaatatttatataatataattatattatcacaatattATCACCTTCTTTATGTTGTCTATGTCGGCctgaaggaatccgaccatagcaTCAATACTCCCTCTTAGTCGATTAGGCCGTGATTAGGCCACTTACATATTTGTCTTCCTCAAGCTGGAAGTGATGACCGAcgctgccaatcttcaacatcCCAAATCAAAGTGTATTTAAGCTCACATAGGCTTTCTCCACAGCAACAAATTTCTTTTGCAAGTCCATTTTTTTTAAGCATTCTATTACATGGTATGAGATTTATGCACACCCATTGGAGGTTCAAAAAGAAGTACTAGTGTTAAAGTGGCAAGATTTGTTATCACTATTGTGGAAACAATTTTATCCCATTTGTCATGGAGAAGAACAAGTGGTGCAATGACATCATTCAAAGTAAGAATAGGGACAAAGAGTGAAAGCATATACAAGCGAGTTAAGAAAAGTGTTGTTTAGTTTGGGAGGGACATCATGGAGCATGAGGTATTGCTAAAGTATGTGGGAGGATTTTTTGATAACCTACAAAAGATAGTTCTCATGGCCAAGCTCTAAAATATAGACGAGGTGTGTCCAAATACATTACCTTGAGCTGGACAAGAAGGGAGTTTCTTCATCTTGCATGGTGACAAGAAAAATCTAGAAGTCGATGGTAAGAGGAGATTTATTGTAAGAGGAGATTTATTGTCATGGGGAGGGTTAAGTGCAAATTTTATTGCTTATATTGTGATAAAGATGTGCATGGAGAAAATAACTACTGTAATTTGTTTCCCAAGTTAGCAACTTTTTGGTTAAAGaagggaaaaattagaagcacaATTTTGATGAAAAAAAGAAAGGAGATGGAATACAATATAGATGTTGATGCTTACATTGCTTGTGCCATGCTAAATAAGGGAATTGTTTTGGTGAGTGAAGGAAACTCAAATGAAGATGAGCTTACCAAGATATTCCATATCAGGTTGTAAGCGAAAGGTAAAAAGATTGATGTTTTGTTTGATTTGTGCTCTCACTTGAATTTGATTTCCTACATGATAGTTGGGGAATTAATTTTGAAAGCAATGAGAGATCTCCATCCTTATTCCTCTGGGTTGGTTGAAGGATAACAAATAGTTTGAAGTCTTagagaaatgcaagttttggtTTTTGTTTAGTTTAAACGGTGTAGATGATTTTTTATTTGATCTCCAGTTCTTATTGGTATTTTTAGCTATTGTATGAGAGAGATGCTATACATTTCCAAAGAAAGAATTGATACATGCTAGTCTTGAAGGAAAGGGAATGTTTCTTGAATTCCCTTAATGACAAGTCCAAAATTGTTTTGGCTAGTTCATCAAAGGGGAAGTGTTTGATCAATGCAAGTAACAAATTGTGATCTCAAATTCAAAGAGTTTGGTTGTAAAGTATGAAACATAGCTTCATCTATGTAAGGAGAAACATATAAAATAGGTTAGTGTGTGGAAAACGTGTACCAATTTTTGGGTGTTGTTCCTTATATGGTGCAAAGAAAAGTGACATCTTAGAGGGATGAATGACACCTAAAACCTTCTTCATCAAATCTAAATCTTTTGAGGCTTCATAACCTATTGGTTGGGGAGGTGTCATCTAAAACTTCAGTTCTTATATGTGCAAGGCCAACAAGGGACCTTGTTGGTACTAGATCATTAGAGTGTTCTTAAagcatgtaaaatttgaatttgccATCAAACTGATATAATTAGGATGTGGAAAGGATTGGTGTAGGTCAAGGAAGGTAAAGGGCATCTTTGAAATGCATTTGCAGACCCAAAAACTAGCCAAAAAGGTAATATGGATGAGTATGTTGATTACATAAGTGGCTAATTATGTTCACCTTAGTGAACACATAATCACCATTAGCAAAATTTTAATTCACCTTATTCAACATGTCACAAAGAAATGACTAATATACTAGTAGTACAACAAACATGTCTCAATGTGGCTAGTGATGTAGCATTTGGAATTCCAATATTGATGGTTGATCCTTCAAATTTCTCATCTTGGGGAAGGTTTTATTTTCCCTCTTTACATCTAGTAGATGGTGAGACTCTTGCTGGTAGTGTGAGAGCCATCATAGAGAGACAAAGCAAGTGTATGAATTGTTGCAAGTTTGTATGTAACACGAGGATATATTTTTAAGTGTTCATAGTTATTAAAATATATTGAGGTAGTATAACTTCTATATCTTAATAGCAATCTAGAATAGGGAGTCATTGCTTCTCAAGTTGAAGTTTTTCACCTAAAATAAATTTTCTCTATCTACTAATTTGTGTGTTTTAGTTTTGGTGTTTATTGTGTTTCATTTTCACATTTTATAGTCATTTGATCTTAATGATTTATTGTTGtacttattttttttttataatattaacaACTATTTTAGATAGTAGAAAATGTTTGCTAAGATACATTGAAGAGAGTAAAGCAtcatatctttttgttgatgattgagTGTGTGGAATATCCACCCCAATTTATAGCTAATAGAGTTGAGAGTTAAGGTCATACACGATATTTCTTACCAAAGGTATGGCTTTCCTCATGGAAGACCATGTATTAGTAACAAAATTATTTTACTTGCACCATATTATGAGTAACTGCAGACTTGAAATATCATATTGCAAATGACATTTGCCACAAGCCCTTGGTTTAATTAATATTAACAAAAATCATACCAAAACAAAATGATCTGAGAGGTTACAAGAGATAGCTAAAGAAAATATTATACATGGTCAAGAAGCATTGTTGAAAGCTGACTGCACAAATTGATTTTAACAGATTTATTCTTATGAATTTGTGTAAGAGAAATCCTAGTGAGATGATGCTCTAAAACATATCTTATTCTCATACAAATAATCTTAAAAAGAACTAACAAGAGTTCTAAACCATTTAGCAACTTTTTGGAAGTTGTAATAACCACTTAACTAGAGTAAGAGAATtcgaatattaaattaaaaaatgttattCTAGCAAGTTGATTAATTGGAGGGCTAGCAGGTTAATAACTTATGGTTGATTTCCGCCCTAAATTAATTAACCTACTAGAGTAAGTCATTAATTAGTTCCTCCCACTCATGTGTAGGGATGGAGAAAGGGGGGTTATATTCAAGGGCATCATATACATGATACCCTATTGTAAATAGGCTTCTCCATCTATTATATGTTGTTCTTATGATGCCTCTTACCAAGCTACTTCTCCATCTGTTATTTATACTTTTGAGTTATTCATTGGCCAAAAGTTCATGCAATAATTTTTTGTAGACAAATTCCATAAACGAAGCTATGAAtaaatgaaggaaggaattttaatGGCATCCATGAGATCAAGCAGTTTGAGGGAGTCAAAGCTTTTTTTAAAAATCACTATTTTATATTCTCTTTGAGTCGACTCTTTTACTTTATGAATCTGGACCAAGAAAATCGCAGTTTTGTGAAGCCTTTCCTCATCAAACAACTCAAACTAACTGCCCACCTTCAAATTATTTTCAAACTACTTACGAATATAGTCATCAGCCTCACACTCTACAATGAGGTGCCATTTGATTTCAACCACTCCTTTGCTACAAAAAAATCAAGTGCTTTTCCTCTCATTCTTCCTTGGGGGTTATCCATGTACCTGTTTCACATTTAAGATAATGAGACTTGGTTCTCAGCTAAAAAAATCTCTACTAGACCAATAATCATCCATTGGTATAACTATTAGCTAGGAAAAAAGTTAGTAATTAGATCAATTGTGCAACTTTGTTGGTACTAATAGCACATGATTATTGGGGGCATTTGTGTTGATGTATCGAATCAATTGTACAAATTTTGTGGTGGTCAAAGCATG includes:
- the LOC131079749 gene encoding uncharacterized mitochondrial protein AtMg00860-like codes for the protein MESQSLFSKRSKCEFGMTKILYLGHIISARGVQVHQEKIQAILDWPPPKTLSELRGFLGLCSYYRRFVKGFSQIGAPLTNLTKRGSFHWDVQAQHTFDKLKEVMSTFSVLALPDFTHSFILECDASGEGIGVVLMQDPHPIAFKSRKLSGVERLYSIYDKEMLAIMHALTKF